From one Rhodoferax sp. PAMC 29310 genomic stretch:
- a CDS encoding HDOD domain-containing protein, whose product MSPPEQDIRNRLLVARLPAMPQTLLKLIDLCQAEEAGMAELADLIVNDVGLMAKVLSIANSAAYHRGGPKVGLMQALSTMGADMIKTLVISESVFQTFSAFPHSGGTDLRDFWQHALTTAVMARALAKKMAYPFVEEAYLAGLMHDVGRLALLAASPNEYSLNFRAQDDRVLCEVEQETLQISHAEAGAWLIERWNLGPIIADGVLYHHENASRLETAHPLVRIVHLADWLANHAPSEALEPDAGALCGVDLPFLATLAAGASDRVKRTAANLGLELPEQVSFDAPQAQLEAAIEIDPTSQQLADQVRDMALTTAVVQSLANAQSDRHLMEMIRNNAHILLTLNDSLLFLTADSGQELIQVSPLQAKGSAHEISIGLSGQTRVSQAIESKSLLFLGPDRKHLDPVEVGLMNALNAECLVCVPVSTSTQSVGLIVGSIPPWRLSELKKRERFLLSFGQQAALSIQSATKARVEMDRRIATVRQEYLEDSRRVAHEVNNPLTIIKNYLSVLDAKLNRQEAVSEELSILKEEIDRVSSLVTEFAGGAPKTQGAVTEVSSVIRDLVRLFTESKFLPSSVSIVAVLSSGTTEIQGSSDILKQILINLLKNAIEAVPHGGKIEMSDKGKVTIDAREYAEISVKDSGPGIPAEIQSRLFSPVESNKPGQHRGIGLSIVHRLVEKLNGEISCQSSASGTEFTVRLPTPNT is encoded by the coding sequence ATGAGTCCCCCGGAACAAGATATTCGAAATCGTCTGTTGGTGGCCCGTTTGCCGGCCATGCCACAAACTTTGCTCAAGTTAATTGACCTTTGCCAAGCAGAAGAAGCAGGCATGGCCGAGTTGGCAGATTTGATCGTCAACGATGTTGGTTTGATGGCCAAGGTGCTGAGCATTGCCAACAGTGCCGCCTACCATCGCGGAGGCCCCAAAGTCGGTTTGATGCAGGCCCTGAGCACAATGGGCGCTGACATGATCAAGACATTGGTCATCAGTGAATCGGTCTTTCAGACTTTCAGTGCATTTCCTCATTCAGGTGGTACCGATCTTCGCGACTTTTGGCAGCATGCCTTGACCACAGCGGTCATGGCTCGAGCGCTGGCAAAAAAAATGGCCTATCCGTTTGTCGAGGAGGCTTATCTTGCCGGACTGATGCACGACGTAGGCCGCTTGGCCCTTTTGGCAGCCTCGCCAAATGAATACAGTCTGAATTTTCGAGCGCAAGATGACCGCGTACTTTGTGAAGTTGAGCAGGAGACTTTGCAAATTTCACACGCTGAGGCAGGCGCCTGGCTGATTGAGCGCTGGAATCTGGGCCCCATCATTGCTGACGGCGTCTTGTACCACCACGAAAACGCCAGCCGACTTGAGACGGCTCACCCACTGGTTCGCATAGTTCATCTCGCTGACTGGCTCGCCAATCACGCGCCCTCCGAAGCATTGGAGCCGGATGCTGGAGCACTGTGCGGCGTCGATCTGCCCTTTCTCGCCACGCTGGCGGCGGGGGCATCAGACCGGGTCAAAAGAACCGCCGCTAACCTGGGGCTTGAATTGCCAGAACAAGTCAGCTTTGACGCACCGCAGGCACAACTCGAGGCTGCCATTGAAATTGACCCGACGTCCCAACAACTGGCCGATCAGGTTCGCGACATGGCACTAACCACGGCCGTCGTTCAGTCGTTGGCCAATGCGCAAAGCGATCGCCATTTGATGGAGATGATTCGCAACAACGCGCACATATTGCTCACCCTGAACGACAGCTTGTTGTTTCTCACGGCAGACTCCGGGCAAGAGTTGATTCAAGTCTCGCCTCTGCAAGCAAAGGGATCTGCACATGAAATTTCCATCGGTTTGTCCGGCCAAACCCGAGTCTCACAGGCCATCGAATCCAAATCCTTGCTCTTCTTAGGCCCAGACCGCAAGCACCTTGACCCCGTCGAAGTGGGATTGATGAATGCATTGAATGCGGAATGTCTGGTGTGTGTCCCAGTTTCTACCTCCACACAATCTGTGGGCCTGATTGTCGGCAGCATTCCTCCCTGGCGCCTTTCTGAATTGAAAAAGCGGGAGCGATTCCTGTTGTCATTTGGCCAACAAGCCGCACTGTCAATTCAAAGCGCGACCAAGGCACGCGTAGAAATGGATCGCCGTATCGCCACCGTGCGCCAGGAGTATCTTGAGGACAGCCGCCGCGTGGCCCACGAGGTGAACAACCCCTTGACCATCATCAAGAATTACCTCAGCGTCCTCGACGCAAAGCTCAACCGTCAGGAAGCGGTCTCAGAAGAGCTATCCATCCTCAAAGAGGAAATAGACCGCGTTAGCAGTCTCGTTACCGAATTCGCGGGAGGAGCCCCAAAAACCCAGGGCGCGGTGACTGAGGTTAGTTCCGTCATAAGAGATTTGGTTCGACTATTCACTGAAAGCAAATTCCTGCCCTCATCTGTCAGTATTGTGGCGGTGCTGTCGAGTGGCACCACGGAGATTCAGGGCTCATCAGACATCCTGAAGCAAATTTTGATCAATTTACTGAAAAACGCAATAGAGGCCGTTCCACACGGGGGAAAAATTGAGATGAGCGACAAGGGCAAGGTGACTATCGATGCCCGTGAATACGCTGAAATTTCTGTGAAAGACAGTGGGCCAGGTATTCCCGCTGAAATTCAATCCCGTCTATTTTCGCCCGTTGAAAGCAACAAGCCCGGGCAACATCGGGGAATCGGGCTGAGCATTGTTCACCGGCTGGTTGAAAAGCTAAATGGAGAAATCAGCTGCCAAAGTTCAGCGTCTGGTACCGAGTTCACTGTCCGCCTCCCCACACCAAATACCTAG
- a CDS encoding serine hydrolase, with protein sequence MTDTQPAVLPNPTPSIQGTVSIAPEAAGVCVQRLESMMAVLHSEVDCQRLPGAVVLVHRRGKLALFDRVGSLDPATGTPMPCDAIFRIYSMTKPIVSVAVMMLMEQGKLLLSDPVSKFLPEFAKQQVAAVVDGAVVTRPVRQAATIQDLLRHTAGLTYEFMGSSAVQRQYAQVRIGSRDRTVAEFSNELAKLPLMVEPGSAWEYGRATDVLGRLVEVVSRQSLGAYLTQHIFIPLGMTETWFTVPPEHQARIAEPFVKDPEGGVQMRVIDVREAAAMESGGGGLASTAHDYARFLQFMLNKGELDCVRLLGPRTVDYMTADHLGDIPVHPGASRTLLPQGHGFGLGFAVRKTLGVDTVPGSVGAYFWGGMAGTTFFVDPKEDLFAILMLQAPNQREYYRMLFRDLVYASLLD encoded by the coding sequence ATGACTGACACCCAACCTGCTGTATTGCCCAACCCGACCCCTTCAATCCAGGGGACAGTATCGATTGCGCCGGAAGCGGCGGGGGTTTGTGTTCAACGACTTGAGTCGATGATGGCTGTATTGCATTCAGAGGTCGATTGTCAGCGCTTGCCAGGCGCGGTGGTACTTGTCCATCGCCGAGGCAAATTGGCACTGTTCGACCGTGTCGGCTCACTCGACCCGGCTACCGGCACGCCCATGCCGTGCGACGCCATTTTCAGAATCTACTCCATGACCAAACCTATTGTGTCGGTGGCAGTGATGATGCTCATGGAACAGGGCAAGCTGCTATTGAGTGATCCGGTATCCAAATTTCTGCCCGAGTTCGCCAAACAGCAAGTCGCCGCCGTGGTCGATGGCGCCGTTGTCACCCGCCCGGTGCGACAAGCTGCGACGATTCAAGACTTGCTTCGCCACACCGCTGGCTTGACGTATGAGTTCATGGGCAGTTCAGCCGTGCAACGCCAGTATGCGCAAGTCCGCATCGGCTCTCGGGATCGCACGGTGGCCGAGTTCTCTAATGAGCTGGCCAAGTTGCCGCTGATGGTGGAGCCAGGCTCGGCGTGGGAGTATGGCCGTGCAACAGATGTACTGGGGCGTTTAGTCGAGGTTGTCAGCAGACAATCGCTCGGTGCTTATCTGACGCAACATATTTTCATCCCGCTGGGCATGACTGAGACTTGGTTCACGGTGCCGCCAGAGCACCAAGCCCGCATTGCTGAGCCTTTTGTCAAAGACCCCGAAGGCGGCGTGCAAATGCGAGTGATTGACGTGCGGGAGGCGGCTGCCATGGAGTCAGGTGGTGGCGGTTTGGCGTCAACCGCGCACGACTATGCGCGGTTTCTGCAATTCATGTTGAACAAGGGCGAGTTGGACTGCGTGCGTTTGCTGGGGCCGCGCACTGTGGACTACATGACAGCCGACCATCTTGGCGACATTCCCGTCCACCCCGGTGCGTCTCGCACTCTGTTGCCGCAGGGGCATGGCTTTGGTCTTGGCTTTGCGGTTCGAAAAACCTTAGGCGTTGACACCGTGCCGGGGTCAGTTGGGGCCTACTTTTGGGGCGGAATGGCCGGGACCACCTTCTTCGTGGATCCCAAAGAAGATCTTTTCGCCATTCTGATGCTGCAGGCACCCAACCAGCGCGAGTATTACCGCATGCTGTTCCGTGACTTGGTTTATGCGTCTTTACTGGATTGA
- a CDS encoding class I SAM-dependent methyltransferase — MNSSWYDRHVLPSALDWACGLPMVRRQRDLVVPRAYGRVLEVGIGTGLNMRHYDKSRVTHITGLDPALELHPLAQRRIQETGLSVTLLGLSAEAIPMPDASFDSVVITYTLCSIVDPEIALREMHRVLVPGGQVLYCEHGRAPDASVRRWQNRLQPVWGKLAGGCHLGRDIESLLLDTGFSLPDLATRYLPGPRPWTYHYWGSARKSQSSKDA, encoded by the coding sequence ATGAACTCGTCTTGGTATGACCGTCACGTGCTGCCGAGCGCGTTGGACTGGGCCTGTGGCCTGCCCATGGTGAGGCGCCAACGCGACTTGGTCGTTCCACGCGCATACGGCCGGGTTTTGGAAGTCGGCATCGGCACCGGGCTCAATATGCGGCACTATGACAAAAGCCGGGTAACCCACATCACCGGTTTGGACCCAGCGCTTGAGCTTCATCCCCTAGCCCAACGGCGCATTCAGGAGACGGGATTGTCCGTCACCCTGCTCGGCTTGTCTGCCGAGGCCATTCCCATGCCAGACGCCAGCTTCGACTCGGTGGTGATCACCTACACGCTGTGCAGCATCGTCGACCCCGAAATCGCCTTGCGTGAAATGCACCGGGTACTGGTGCCGGGCGGCCAGGTGCTGTACTGCGAACACGGTCGCGCACCAGACGCATCGGTACGGCGATGGCAAAACCGCCTGCAGCCGGTTTGGGGCAAGCTCGCTGGCGGTTGCCATTTAGGGCGAGATATCGAATCATTGTTGCTGGATACGGGATTCAGCCTGCCTGATTTGGCAACTCGTTATTTGCCAGGGCCGCGCCCCTGGACCTACCACTACTGGGGCAGCGCACGGAAAAGTCAATCCAGTAAAGACGCATAA
- a CDS encoding TerB family tellurite resistance protein: MKDLFDAFTGQTAADSPEAQAHALKLACAVLLVEVMRADPAMDVAERQAILTTLNQQFALGSDESDRLLELAAQTAKGAYDHHRFTSVINDHFSQGQKIHMVESMWQVAFADGHLDAHENHLISKVAGLLHVTHGEYIAAKLHAKQVFLPANS, from the coding sequence TTGAAAGACTTGTTTGATGCCTTCACCGGCCAAACCGCTGCCGACTCGCCTGAAGCGCAGGCCCATGCGCTGAAATTGGCCTGTGCGGTGCTGCTGGTCGAAGTCATGCGCGCTGACCCGGCGATGGACGTGGCAGAACGCCAAGCCATACTGACGACGCTGAATCAGCAATTTGCATTGGGATCAGATGAATCTGACCGCCTGCTGGAGTTGGCCGCACAAACCGCCAAGGGTGCGTACGACCACCACCGATTCACCAGCGTGATCAACGACCACTTTTCGCAGGGACAAAAAATTCACATGGTCGAATCCATGTGGCAAGTCGCCTTTGCCGATGGTCACTTGGACGCCCATGAAAACCACCTGATCAGCAAAGTGGCCGGCTTGCTGCACGTGACCCACGGCGAATACATTGCTGCGAAACTGCACGCCAAACAGGTGTTTTTACCTGCCAATTCGTGA
- a CDS encoding thioredoxin fold domain-containing protein, whose amino-acid sequence MYKFSPLPFLVAATLALAACSPQDTATSAVAAKPAQPFEAVAAQGKGFTAGSMMSANAVYVLFDPQCPHCGHLWQASLPLQSKVKFVWIPVAIMNAKSAPQGAALLAAADPVNAMTEHEQSILAGTGGSSASANIPDELAQSIKANTALFNSLGVESVPYVLAKNLRTGQLVSRNGAMDTAALAEFIGLPTP is encoded by the coding sequence ATGTACAAATTTTCACCACTTCCGTTCTTGGTTGCAGCAACACTCGCACTAGCTGCCTGCTCACCTCAGGACACCGCAACGTCTGCCGTGGCGGCCAAGCCAGCGCAACCGTTTGAGGCCGTTGCCGCACAGGGGAAAGGATTCACGGCGGGCTCCATGATGAGCGCCAATGCGGTGTACGTTTTGTTCGATCCACAGTGCCCGCATTGTGGCCACCTATGGCAGGCCTCTCTCCCATTGCAAAGCAAGGTGAAGTTCGTCTGGATTCCCGTGGCCATCATGAATGCCAAAAGCGCGCCACAAGGGGCAGCGCTCTTGGCGGCCGCCGACCCAGTCAATGCCATGACCGAACACGAACAATCCATTCTGGCAGGAACGGGCGGTTCATCGGCCTCGGCCAACATCCCTGATGAGTTGGCGCAATCCATCAAAGCCAATACAGCGTTGTTCAATAGCCTGGGGGTTGAATCAGTGCCCTATGTTTTGGCCAAAAATCTGCGCACCGGCCAATTGGTAAGCCGCAACGGCGCCATGGATACCGCAGCGCTGGCTGAGTTCATCGGACTACCGACACCCTGA
- a CDS encoding MFS transporter, which yields MGNILMPLASLLSGVGMLVLATGLLFAAIGAQAGLADFPVLVTGLINSAYFAGFVFGTYACPEIIRRVGHIRAFAAMASIASTLPILHALWLNPWFWGSLRFVTGVCLVGLYIVVESWLNVVAHSAQRGKVFAAYMAVSGIAMALGQWLILVGDRFGFVPFAIASILFSFALLPITLNRVDAPEPTAAPTIGLVKLFRISPIGVLGAVASGLLSGAFYSLGHVFGQRVGFSVVGIATFMGATILGGAAFQWPVGHLSDRHDRRWVLFGVCVAGAVVALTGFYFALESETALIGLGIIYGGLTFTIYGLSVAHVNDLIDRDRVLEITGGLLLLHGVGAAIGPTIAGGLMDLMGPGSLLLYFTGVLILLALGTWQFIQSKPLNRGEPGHKADYVVMGSGSQAVLALDPRSPDPEHSPLPEEQRK from the coding sequence TTGGGAAACATATTGATGCCTCTGGCCTCGCTACTCAGCGGGGTGGGCATGCTCGTCTTGGCGACCGGCTTACTTTTTGCAGCCATCGGAGCGCAGGCTGGACTGGCGGACTTCCCCGTTCTGGTCACCGGGCTGATCAACTCGGCCTACTTTGCAGGTTTTGTCTTCGGCACTTATGCCTGCCCGGAAATTATCAGGCGCGTTGGCCACATTCGTGCATTTGCGGCCATGGCATCGATCGCATCGACGTTGCCTATCTTGCACGCCTTGTGGCTCAACCCCTGGTTTTGGGGCAGCCTGCGCTTCGTGACCGGCGTGTGCCTGGTCGGACTCTATATCGTGGTGGAGAGCTGGCTCAACGTGGTGGCGCACAGCGCCCAACGTGGCAAAGTGTTTGCCGCGTACATGGCGGTAAGTGGTATTGCCATGGCTTTGGGTCAATGGCTAATCTTGGTGGGCGACCGTTTTGGGTTTGTGCCATTCGCCATCGCATCGATTCTTTTCTCGTTCGCGCTACTGCCCATCACACTCAACCGGGTGGATGCTCCCGAACCAACCGCAGCCCCTACCATCGGCTTGGTGAAATTGTTTCGAATCTCACCGATAGGTGTCCTGGGTGCGGTTGCATCAGGCCTATTGAGTGGTGCGTTTTACAGCCTGGGACACGTTTTTGGGCAACGTGTGGGCTTCAGCGTTGTCGGGATCGCGACCTTCATGGGTGCGACGATTTTGGGTGGTGCCGCCTTCCAATGGCCCGTCGGCCACCTGTCTGACCGCCATGACCGTCGCTGGGTGCTGTTTGGCGTCTGTGTTGCTGGGGCTGTGGTAGCACTGACAGGTTTCTACTTCGCACTGGAGTCCGAAACCGCTCTGATTGGGCTGGGCATTATTTATGGCGGACTCACTTTCACTATTTACGGCCTGTCCGTGGCGCACGTGAACGACCTGATCGACCGGGATCGGGTGCTGGAAATCACCGGTGGATTGCTGTTGTTGCATGGCGTGGGTGCCGCCATCGGACCGACCATCGCCGGTGGCCTGATGGACCTCATGGGTCCTGGCAGCCTGCTCCTTTACTTCACCGGTGTCTTGATCCTCCTGGCTTTGGGCACTTGGCAATTCATACAAAGCAAACCGCTGAACCGGGGTGAACCTGGCCACAAGGCAGACTATGTCGTCATGGGCAGCGGATCTCAGGCGGTTTTGGCACTGGACCCTCGCAGCCCTGATCCTGAGCACTCGCCATTGCCGGAGGAGCAACGCAAGTGA
- a CDS encoding methyl-accepting chemotaxis protein has translation MRSFTGQSLAARLTWGFGTILVLLVAMAGLSLVRMQELTSTLEEITVRNAERSRAVGMLAHGVSEYVQELGDLGATDLDGAAAVLTKIQTTLTGYDTAQSQLSGLIPKDERAQSLMQSISQKASEARQLIALGEKLADGRGATAHAFQVRNEYTRDTAKWSATQQAWSKAVDNLSEWQREVNAALSAKATATAATTRVVIMGGALLAFALGCGIAIWLIRDTKSAINHAVRVTQRMAQHDLSQPIETTRHDEIGGLLQALESMRLNLHELAQGVRSASDGIHSASGEIAQGSLDLSNRTEEAANTLQTSLDAIAKMGQSVNETSTSSRSANGLSTEASAIANRGGEVMTQVVVTMGEIDVASRKIADITSIIDGIAFQTNILALNAAVEAARAGEQGRGFAVVASEVRALAGRSAEAAKEIKSLITASLDKVASGSEQVALAGSTASEVTASVQRVSAIIAAIAAEAGQQGARIGDANQSMGQLDMLVHQNAALAEQSAAAASSLRQQSLELAELVSKFDLGVEARPGRFQGTPTRLIQG, from the coding sequence ATGCGAAGTTTTACGGGCCAAAGTCTGGCAGCACGTCTGACCTGGGGGTTTGGCACTATTTTGGTTTTGCTGGTGGCCATGGCCGGCCTGTCGCTGGTTCGGATGCAAGAACTGACATCAACGCTGGAAGAAATCACTGTTCGCAACGCCGAGCGGTCCCGCGCTGTTGGCATGCTGGCTCACGGGGTCTCTGAATATGTTCAGGAACTAGGGGATTTGGGCGCGACGGATCTGGACGGTGCTGCCGCGGTGTTAACCAAGATTCAAACCACCCTAACAGGCTATGACACGGCCCAAAGCCAGTTGTCTGGTTTGATTCCCAAAGACGAGCGGGCTCAGTCGCTGATGCAGTCCATCAGCCAAAAGGCAAGCGAGGCTCGTCAATTGATTGCTCTGGGAGAGAAGCTGGCGGATGGTCGGGGCGCCACAGCCCACGCGTTTCAGGTGCGAAATGAATATACCCGGGACACTGCGAAATGGAGCGCCACTCAGCAAGCCTGGAGCAAGGCCGTTGATAACTTGAGCGAGTGGCAACGTGAGGTCAATGCCGCTCTTTCCGCGAAAGCGACAGCGACGGCGGCCACGACCCGCGTTGTGATCATGGGCGGTGCATTGCTGGCCTTTGCGTTGGGGTGCGGTATTGCAATTTGGTTGATTCGGGACACCAAGAGTGCGATCAACCACGCAGTGCGTGTCACCCAACGCATGGCCCAACACGATTTGTCTCAGCCCATTGAAACGACTCGACATGACGAGATTGGCGGCTTGTTGCAGGCACTGGAGAGCATGCGACTGAATTTGCATGAGTTGGCTCAGGGTGTGCGCTCGGCGTCGGATGGGATTCACAGCGCCAGTGGTGAAATCGCGCAAGGCAGCCTCGATTTGAGCAATCGCACCGAAGAGGCGGCCAACACCTTGCAGACGTCGCTGGATGCCATTGCCAAAATGGGACAGTCGGTGAACGAGACGAGCACCTCCTCCCGCTCCGCCAATGGACTTTCCACCGAGGCCAGTGCCATTGCCAATCGCGGTGGTGAGGTGATGACGCAAGTCGTGGTGACGATGGGTGAGATCGATGTGGCATCCCGAAAAATTGCCGATATCACTTCTATCATCGACGGCATTGCCTTTCAAACCAATATTCTGGCCCTCAATGCCGCGGTGGAGGCGGCACGGGCTGGCGAGCAGGGGCGGGGGTTTGCTGTGGTCGCCAGTGAAGTTCGGGCGCTCGCTGGCCGAAGCGCTGAGGCGGCCAAGGAAATCAAGTCGCTGATCACGGCCTCCCTGGACAAAGTCGCCTCGGGGAGCGAGCAGGTCGCCTTGGCGGGTAGCACGGCGTCAGAGGTCACTGCTTCGGTCCAGCGGGTATCAGCCATCATTGCCGCCATCGCTGCCGAAGCGGGTCAACAAGGTGCGCGAATTGGAGACGCCAATCAGTCCATGGGGCAGTTGGACATGCTTGTCCATCAAAATGCCGCGCTGGCGGAGCAGTCGGCTGCTGCTGCCTCTTCCCTGCGCCAGCAATCGCTGGAGTTGGCGGAGTTGGTCAGCAAGTTTGACTTGGGTGTCGAAGCGCGACCGGGCCGTTTCCAGGGGACCCCGACACGACTGATCCAAGGCTAA
- a CDS encoding HPF/RaiA family ribosome-associated protein has product MQIQINTDHNIEGRESMATWATSEVKRGLSHHAEHITRVEVHLAEEIGRKGSVSDKRCVMEARLQGRPPMAVTHHGESLNQAVTGAADKLNRMIDSALGRAARSETATPELSPAED; this is encoded by the coding sequence ATGCAGATTCAAATCAACACCGATCACAACATTGAAGGCCGGGAGTCAATGGCGACTTGGGCGACAAGCGAAGTGAAGCGGGGGCTGAGTCACCATGCCGAGCACATCACTCGCGTCGAGGTGCACTTGGCAGAAGAGATTGGTCGAAAAGGCAGCGTCAGCGACAAGCGATGCGTCATGGAGGCAAGACTGCAGGGGCGCCCTCCAATGGCGGTCACCCACCACGGCGAGAGTCTGAATCAAGCGGTCACTGGCGCGGCTGACAAACTGAATCGCATGATTGACAGCGCACTGGGACGTGCCGCTCGTTCTGAAACCGCAACGCCAGAGCTTTCACCTGCTGAAGATTAA